From Nonlabens sp. Ci31, the proteins below share one genomic window:
- a CDS encoding TolC family protein: MNYKFLCVWVFSVLAFAKAYPQQTANQDSYSFTLEEAVNYGLEHNYQAINAKRDIAKALKQKWETTATGLPQIDGNVDYQYQIKQPITPLPGEIIGGTPGTFVPVTFAPRQSAVVTATLRQLIFDGSYIVALEASKTFLDFSKNANNKTKLEVRKGIISAYGGVLLTQENIEIIDRNLTALTKNLEETTKIYENGLAEEEDVEQLKITKSQLVNQWNGAKRQEDIAMDMLKLALGINLQTPLNLTDDLAVLALKNMDPSITFNSLNLEKNADFQIATNFTEQRRLEYKLEKAKALPKLSGFVNYGVNSFNDDFTFLDSDNKWYGQSIAGVSLSVPIFSSLGRQARTDRAKIAWDQALTDLDRAREEIRLTYQTSLNNYQTAIDNYRTSKENLRLAERIENKNQIKFREGISSSFDLRQAQTQLYSTQATYLQSMFEVITEKANLETILNTPEFTNQK; the protein is encoded by the coding sequence ATGAACTATAAATTTTTATGCGTTTGGGTTTTTAGTGTTCTCGCTTTCGCGAAAGCGTACCCACAACAAACCGCTAACCAAGACTCTTACAGCTTTACATTAGAAGAAGCAGTAAACTATGGATTAGAGCATAACTACCAAGCTATTAATGCAAAAAGAGACATTGCAAAAGCGCTCAAGCAAAAATGGGAAACTACTGCGACTGGACTGCCACAAATAGATGGTAACGTAGATTATCAATACCAGATCAAGCAACCAATAACTCCTTTACCAGGAGAAATAATAGGTGGGACACCTGGAACATTTGTACCCGTAACTTTTGCACCTAGACAAAGTGCAGTTGTAACGGCAACTCTTAGACAATTGATCTTTGATGGTTCCTATATTGTGGCTTTGGAGGCTTCAAAAACTTTTTTAGACTTTTCTAAAAACGCAAATAATAAGACAAAACTTGAGGTAAGGAAAGGAATTATCAGTGCCTACGGCGGGGTGCTTCTCACTCAAGAAAATATAGAAATCATAGACCGCAACCTCACTGCCTTAACCAAGAATTTAGAAGAAACTACAAAAATCTACGAAAACGGACTTGCCGAGGAAGAAGATGTAGAACAATTGAAAATCACTAAATCACAGCTAGTAAATCAATGGAACGGTGCTAAGCGTCAAGAAGACATTGCCATGGATATGCTGAAACTAGCCTTGGGAATAAATTTACAAACGCCATTAAATCTTACCGATGACCTTGCTGTTCTTGCTCTTAAAAACATGGATCCAAGCATAACTTTCAACTCTTTAAATTTAGAAAAAAATGCTGATTTCCAGATCGCGACTAATTTTACAGAGCAACGTAGACTGGAATACAAACTAGAAAAAGCCAAAGCACTGCCTAAACTTTCTGGATTTGTGAATTATGGAGTCAACTCTTTTAATGACGACTTCACTTTCTTAGATAGCGATAATAAGTGGTATGGTCAGTCCATTGCTGGTGTGAGTTTATCCGTTCCTATTTTTAGCTCCTTAGGAAGACAAGCAAGAACCGATCGTGCAAAAATAGCCTGGGATCAAGCTCTTACCGATCTGGATCGAGCTAGAGAAGAAATACGATTGACTTACCAGACGTCTCTTAACAATTATCAGACTGCTATAGACAATTACAGGACCAGTAAGGAAAACTTGAGACTAGCAGAGCGTATTGAAAACAAAAACCAAATCAAGTTTAGAGAAGGTATTTCTTCCAGCTTTGATTTGAGACAAGCACAAACCCAATTGTACAGCACACAGGCAACTTATTTACAGAGTATGTTTGAAGTGATAACTGAAAAAGCAAATCTAGAAACCATTTTGAACACCCCTGAATTCACCAATCAAAAATAA
- a CDS encoding TetR/AcrR family transcriptional regulator: protein MTDIREHILTTSLDLFLTLGFKSVTMDEIAAKLGMSKKTLYTHFKNKGELVKESSVHLCDHICNGVDQIIDGETENAIEELYTVKRFVMEHLKGDDTSPIYQLQKYYPEVHREVTQIQFDFMDNCIKKNVSKGMEKGLYRDNIDAHFIARIYFIGIQGIKNIHVFPPQDFPVNNLYDQYLEYHIRGIVTPQGRKILNKITNTNHN, encoded by the coding sequence ATGACTGATATCAGAGAACATATTTTAACGACCTCGCTCGATCTATTCCTAACCTTAGGCTTTAAAAGTGTGACTATGGATGAGATTGCAGCAAAATTGGGCATGAGTAAAAAAACCTTATACACGCACTTTAAGAATAAAGGAGAGCTGGTAAAGGAATCTTCTGTTCACTTGTGCGACCATATTTGTAACGGAGTAGATCAGATTATTGATGGAGAGACAGAAAATGCCATTGAAGAACTTTATACCGTAAAGAGATTTGTGATGGAGCACCTTAAAGGTGATGACACTTCTCCTATTTATCAACTTCAAAAATATTACCCAGAAGTACATCGGGAAGTCACTCAGATTCAATTTGACTTTATGGACAACTGCATTAAGAAAAATGTTTCTAAAGGAATGGAAAAAGGACTTTATAGAGATAACATAGATGCACATTTTATCGCGCGCATCTATTTTATTGGTATTCAGGGAATCAAAAACATTCACGTGTTTCCTCCACAAGATTTTCCCGTAAATAACCTTTACGATCAGTATTTAGAATACCACATCAGAGGTATTGTCACTCCGCAAGGGCGTAAAATTTTAAATAAAATAACCAACACAAACCACAATTAA
- a CDS encoding polyprenyl synthetase family protein, with amino-acid sequence MNAIDQLRIIFLDHLKNRITEKEPAGLYDPVHYILELGGKRLRPLLTLMSAQMYGASVKDALDAGVAIEVFHNFTLLHDDIMDAADLRRGKETVHKKWDVNTGILSGDAMLIMAYRLLESYDKDQFHQLTKVFSKTALEVCEGQQYDVDFETRDDVTIPEYLLMIKLKTSVLVGAALQMGAIIAGVDEKEQELIYNYGIHLGLAFQLMDDYLDAFGDPETFGKEVGGDIRGNKKTYLYLRSIENEHCATELKEWFALDHEKMNEDQIEEKKEIVKVFFEESGGAAATLEAIKSYTNKAISIIDQLSISESYKKELKDFSIDLMGRVS; translated from the coding sequence ATGAACGCGATAGACCAACTTAGAATTATTTTTTTAGATCACCTTAAGAACAGGATTACAGAAAAGGAACCTGCAGGATTGTACGATCCAGTTCATTATATCTTAGAATTAGGGGGGAAACGATTAAGGCCTTTACTGACATTGATGAGTGCTCAAATGTACGGTGCATCAGTCAAAGATGCTCTGGATGCTGGAGTAGCTATTGAGGTATTTCATAATTTCACTTTGCTTCATGATGATATTATGGACGCAGCAGACCTGCGTCGGGGGAAAGAAACGGTTCATAAAAAATGGGATGTGAACACAGGGATACTTTCTGGAGATGCCATGTTGATTATGGCCTACCGTCTTTTGGAAAGCTATGACAAAGATCAATTTCACCAATTGACTAAAGTCTTTTCTAAAACAGCGCTAGAAGTATGTGAAGGGCAGCAATACGATGTGGATTTTGAAACTCGTGATGACGTTACTATTCCTGAATATTTGCTGATGATCAAATTAAAAACATCGGTTCTTGTAGGTGCTGCACTTCAAATGGGAGCTATTATCGCTGGTGTAGATGAAAAAGAACAAGAATTGATCTACAACTACGGGATTCATTTAGGACTTGCTTTTCAATTGATGGATGATTACCTCGATGCCTTCGGTGATCCAGAGACTTTTGGTAAAGAAGTAGGTGGTGATATCAGAGGAAATAAGAAGACTTATTTATACTTGCGAAGTATAGAAAATGAGCATTGCGCTACCGAATTAAAGGAGTGGTTTGCTCTTGATCATGAAAAAATGAATGAAGATCAGATCGAGGAAAAGAAAGAAATAGTAAAAGTATTTTTTGAAGAAAGTGGCGGGGCAGCAGCTACGCTCGAAGCGATTAAATCTTATACAAATAAAGCCATAAGCATCATTGATCAACTCTCCATTAGTGAATCATACAAAAAGGAATTGAAAGATTTCTCTATTGATTTGATGGGACGTGTGAGTTAG